In Pseudobdellovibrionaceae bacterium, the following proteins share a genomic window:
- the selU gene encoding tRNA 2-selenouridine(34) synthase MnmH, translating to MSQRLQQASPCPAIDVRSQGEFAKGSFPLVANIPILNDEHRHQVGLCYKQKGQPKAIELGHQLVEPIKGGLAKSWLQVAAQCEEQAQELLVFCWRGGLRSKIASQWMAEAGAHPLRVEGGFKGLRRQALRALGDLPPMLVLGGMTGSGKTRLLAELNNKLDLEGLARHRGSAFGLLPRESQPCQMDFENHLALSLSAAQGKELIVEDESRRIGRISLPNGMYEHMARCPFVLLEVSVRERAHNIFMEYISAPLVSGEESEVLRVHMKSCTERIRRKLGGVRTDEVLTQIDRAFSTGDVEDHLQWIGFLLVNYYDPLYGHSMERKGANPVFSGNYEECLDYFKML from the coding sequence TTGAGTCAGCGATTGCAACAGGCGTCACCCTGCCCGGCCATCGACGTGCGCTCTCAGGGGGAATTCGCCAAGGGCAGCTTTCCCCTGGTGGCGAATATTCCCATTCTCAACGATGAGCACCGACATCAGGTGGGTCTGTGCTACAAGCAAAAAGGGCAGCCTAAAGCGATAGAGTTGGGACATCAACTGGTTGAGCCCATCAAGGGTGGTCTTGCCAAATCTTGGCTGCAAGTGGCCGCCCAATGTGAAGAGCAAGCCCAGGAGTTGTTGGTTTTCTGTTGGCGGGGAGGATTGCGTTCCAAAATTGCCAGTCAATGGATGGCAGAGGCGGGTGCCCACCCCCTTCGAGTTGAGGGGGGATTTAAAGGTCTCCGGCGTCAGGCCCTAAGGGCCTTGGGGGACCTACCCCCGATGCTGGTTTTGGGTGGCATGACGGGTTCGGGTAAAACCCGCTTATTGGCAGAACTAAATAACAAACTTGATTTGGAAGGTTTGGCGCGACACCGTGGAAGTGCCTTTGGTCTCTTGCCGCGTGAATCTCAACCTTGCCAAATGGACTTTGAAAATCATTTGGCCTTGTCTTTGTCAGCGGCACAGGGGAAGGAACTGATCGTCGAAGATGAGAGTCGGCGAATTGGGCGAATCAGTCTCCCCAACGGTATGTACGAGCATATGGCTCGTTGTCCATTCGTCTTGTTGGAGGTCTCGGTTCGAGAAAGGGCGCATAATATCTTTATGGAATACATCTCCGCCCCTTTGGTATCAGGAGAGGAGTCCGAAGTCTTACGGGTTCACATGAAATCCTGCACCGAGAGAATTCGTCGTAAGCTTGGGGGAGTGAGGACAGATGAAGTCCTCACGCAAATCGACCGGGCCTTCTCCACCGGCGATGTGGAAGACCACCTACAGTGGATTGGGTTTTTGCTGGTAAACTACTATGATCCCCTTTACGGCCATTCCATGGAGCGCAAGGGGGCCAATCCCGTCTTTTCCGGTAACTATGAAGAATGTTTGGACTATTTTAAAATGCTCTGA
- the mmsA gene encoding CoA-acylating methylmalonate-semialdehyde dehydrogenase: protein MNQIQLPDGQLDCGNYIGGEWRVGSGAARQVVSPYTGQVVSEFKESPADDVNRAVEGAQAGFQQWSAFPLKERCQVLFTWRQILLRDLNSISQVVALESGKTVEEAKAGLLKGIEVLEFATATQNFDLGGHMEVSRGVTCNYQRIPLGVVTGITPFNFPAMVPMWMIPIALVGGNAFLWKPSDKTPLTSTLIANTLAEAGLPPGALTVIQGGQATVQAIIDHKLVQAVGFVGSTPVAQSIYQRAANKGKRVLALGGAKNHIILLPDADPDVTYSGIADSFTGCAGQRCMAASVLVAVGDCEALIKGIVESAKAKKLGLNMGAIINSASRERLVAAITQAEQEGARILLDGRDATPPIDFAGGFWLGPTVIDLVRPGSTAACDELFGPILSVIRVENLSEALALENSNPYGNAASVFTRDGAMAQRVCQQARAGMIGVNIGVPVPREPFSFGGIQASKFGQGDITGPSGLDFWTERKKITVKWGAQSDHNWMS, encoded by the coding sequence ATGAATCAGATTCAATTGCCTGACGGCCAGCTGGATTGCGGTAACTACATTGGCGGTGAGTGGCGCGTTGGATCAGGAGCGGCTCGCCAGGTCGTAAGCCCCTACACGGGACAGGTTGTAAGTGAGTTCAAGGAAAGCCCGGCCGATGACGTTAACCGTGCCGTGGAAGGGGCCCAAGCAGGATTTCAACAATGGAGTGCCTTTCCTCTTAAGGAACGCTGTCAGGTCTTGTTTACTTGGCGACAGATTCTTCTCCGCGACCTCAACTCCATTAGCCAAGTCGTGGCCCTAGAGAGCGGCAAAACCGTGGAAGAAGCCAAGGCCGGACTGCTCAAGGGAATAGAAGTCCTTGAATTCGCAACCGCCACACAGAACTTTGATTTGGGCGGACACATGGAGGTTTCTCGTGGAGTGACCTGTAACTACCAAAGGATTCCATTGGGTGTTGTTACCGGAATCACTCCATTTAACTTCCCGGCCATGGTGCCCATGTGGATGATCCCCATCGCCTTGGTGGGCGGAAATGCATTTTTGTGGAAACCCTCGGACAAAACCCCACTCACTTCAACGCTTATTGCCAACACACTCGCAGAGGCTGGACTTCCCCCTGGAGCCCTGACCGTGATCCAAGGTGGCCAAGCAACTGTGCAAGCCATCATTGACCACAAACTGGTCCAAGCCGTGGGATTCGTCGGCTCAACTCCAGTGGCGCAAAGCATTTACCAAAGGGCTGCAAATAAAGGCAAACGGGTCTTAGCTCTTGGCGGAGCCAAGAATCATATCATCCTACTTCCCGACGCCGATCCTGATGTCACCTATTCAGGTATTGCCGATAGCTTCACCGGGTGTGCCGGGCAGCGATGTATGGCAGCGAGCGTATTAGTGGCCGTTGGCGATTGCGAAGCATTGATCAAAGGAATTGTCGAGTCGGCAAAGGCAAAAAAGCTGGGGCTCAACATGGGTGCCATCATCAACTCTGCCTCGCGGGAACGATTGGTCGCTGCCATCACTCAGGCGGAGCAAGAAGGGGCACGCATTCTTCTCGATGGTCGGGATGCCACACCACCCATTGATTTTGCTGGCGGCTTTTGGCTTGGACCAACTGTCATCGACCTCGTTCGTCCTGGTTCCACTGCCGCCTGTGACGAGCTTTTTGGTCCCATCCTCAGTGTCATTCGGGTTGAAAACCTTAGTGAGGCCCTCGCCTTAGAAAATAGTAACCCCTATGGCAATGCTGCCAGTGTTTTCACTCGCGATGGTGCCATGGCACAAAGAGTCTGTCAGCAGGCCCGAGCTGGAATGATCGGTGTGAATATTGGCGTGCCCGTGCCACGGGAGCCTTTCTCATTCGGTGGAATTCAGGCTAGCAAATTTGGCCAGGGAGATATCACCGGCCCCAGTGGATTGGATTTCTGGACGGAACGAAAAAAGATCACTGTCAAATGGGGAGCCCAGTCTGATCATAACTGGATGAGCTAA
- a CDS encoding ROK family protein — MRKDIMEKRVIGVDLGGTKLLAGVIDEQGKVLESCREPVEVNAGPSGLVQQVIRVCRQLMTKTSSISAVGIASAGPLDPHQGCLLDPTNLHGPGETWGVVPLTKPISQEMGIPVGLENDAAAAVLAEHWLGGARGCDNAVMMTLGTGLGVGVIANGELLRSGRGLHPEVGHVFLHQGDQTAPCGCGNYGCAEAYLSGRNFSRRCAQLWGESGLTGEELVRRAQFGDEKALKAFDEYADYFAAMVSSLVVLFSPERILISGGFSESHSLFLDRARTQLEKLLSRRRQGVDLFPEISLSQLGAETGLLGGAYVGLNQLNS, encoded by the coding sequence ATGCGGAAAGACATCATGGAAAAAAGAGTCATTGGCGTGGATTTAGGAGGAACCAAACTCCTGGCCGGGGTGATCGATGAACAGGGCAAAGTATTGGAGAGTTGTCGAGAACCGGTAGAGGTGAACGCGGGGCCCAGCGGACTTGTTCAACAAGTCATCCGGGTTTGTCGCCAGTTGATGACCAAAACCTCCTCGATCAGTGCCGTCGGCATCGCCTCTGCGGGGCCATTGGATCCTCATCAGGGCTGTTTGTTGGACCCGACGAATTTACACGGTCCCGGAGAGACTTGGGGGGTGGTTCCGCTGACAAAACCCATAAGCCAAGAGATGGGCATCCCGGTGGGACTGGAAAACGATGCAGCAGCCGCTGTCCTTGCCGAGCACTGGTTGGGCGGTGCCCGAGGTTGTGATAATGCAGTGATGATGACATTGGGAACAGGGTTGGGTGTTGGTGTGATTGCCAATGGGGAGTTGCTGCGTTCGGGGCGGGGGCTTCATCCGGAAGTGGGTCATGTATTTTTGCATCAGGGTGACCAAACTGCACCTTGTGGGTGCGGTAATTACGGTTGTGCCGAAGCCTACCTGTCTGGACGCAATTTCTCTCGTCGATGCGCACAACTGTGGGGTGAGAGTGGCCTGACCGGTGAAGAGTTGGTGAGACGGGCTCAGTTTGGGGATGAAAAAGCCCTCAAGGCATTTGACGAATACGCAGATTATTTCGCAGCCATGGTCTCCAGCTTGGTGGTGTTGTTCTCGCCGGAGCGGATTTTGATTTCCGGGGGATTTAGTGAATCCCATTCCTTATTTTTGGATCGTGCGAGAACGCAACTGGAGAAACTGCTCAGTCGTCGGCGACAGGGAGTGGATCTTTTTCCCGAGATTTCACTCAGTCAGCTGGGCGCCGAGACGGGCCTTCTCGGTGGAGCCTATGTCGGACTCAATCAATTGAACTCGTAG
- a CDS encoding ketoacyl-ACP synthase III produces MAQAAILGTGIYAPENVVPNSVYNEKYGMDVDSFLRENRNIYQRHLMSEDQATSDLILPAAERAMQTAGITSEDLDLIIVSTDTPDYVSPSTASVLQYRLQAKNAGCFDLNTACAGFVTALDVGTKYIQSDNRYRHILVVGAYGMSKYLDWDDFKIATLFADGAGAVVLKAVEDQPGVMSTVLYSDGQYHDYMGIYAGGTRTPISDEAIASKMHKLQFTKKIPLETNPTHWPRMAHTLLDRIQRPLSDVKHFFFTQINIGSIRQTMETLGVSQELAHNIMDRYGYTGSACIPMALADAAEQHKLKKGDLVLLLSSGGGMTMAATALEWAYDT; encoded by the coding sequence ATGGCTCAAGCAGCAATTTTGGGTACCGGGATTTACGCTCCAGAGAATGTTGTTCCCAACTCAGTTTACAACGAAAAGTACGGCATGGATGTGGACTCCTTTTTGCGGGAAAACCGCAACATCTACCAACGTCATCTGATGAGTGAAGATCAGGCCACCAGTGACCTGATTCTGCCTGCGGCCGAAAGGGCTATGCAGACGGCAGGAATCACCTCCGAGGATTTGGATCTCATTATTGTTTCGACAGACACCCCCGACTATGTGTCGCCATCGACGGCCAGTGTTCTGCAATATCGGCTGCAGGCGAAAAACGCCGGATGTTTTGATCTCAACACCGCCTGTGCGGGATTTGTGACAGCTTTAGATGTGGGCACCAAGTATATTCAGTCCGACAACCGCTACCGTCATATCCTGGTGGTTGGGGCCTACGGCATGAGCAAGTATCTGGACTGGGATGACTTTAAGATTGCCACTTTGTTCGCCGATGGGGCGGGTGCGGTAGTACTTAAAGCGGTTGAAGATCAGCCGGGTGTGATGAGCACCGTTCTCTATAGCGACGGTCAGTACCATGATTACATGGGAATCTATGCGGGAGGCACCCGCACTCCGATCAGTGATGAGGCCATCGCCAGCAAGATGCACAAACTGCAGTTCACCAAAAAGATTCCCTTGGAAACCAATCCCACTCACTGGCCGCGCATGGCTCACACGTTGTTGGATCGGATTCAGCGTCCACTGAGCGATGTGAAACACTTCTTTTTCACCCAAATCAACATCGGCAGTATTCGGCAAACCATGGAAACCTTAGGTGTGTCTCAGGAACTCGCTCACAATATCATGGATCGATATGGATACACTGGAAGTGCCTGCATTCCCATGGCCCTGGCGGATGCCGCCGAACAACATAAACTTAAGAAGGGCGACTTGGTTCTTCTTTTGAGTTCGGGTGGCGGCATGACCATGGCCGCCACGGCGCTGGAGTGGGCTTACGACACATGA
- a CDS encoding Fic family protein has translation MGHYIWQRKGWPNFTFDSNQLINLLAQARQAQGQVIGKADFMGIEQQSSVLVEEAFTTSAIEGEKLNKTDIRSSVARRLGLSTAGMALPPRHIDGLVEALLDATTNYNKELNQTRLFSWHAGLFPTGYSGIHKIKVGKWRDHKEPMQVISGQAGKEKVHYQAPPSAEVGKEMKAFFKWWKSSQGKVDGILRAGIAHFWFVSIHPFDDGNGRLARTITDMALAQDEQTGRRLYSLSSQILQNRKQYYDILEKSQKGDCDITAWLVWYLDLFKRALHASQSSIDLAVQVAKFWQDHSQLELNGRQLKVVKKLLEAGPHGFEGGLTNRKYVSMTKVSRETAKRDLADLEQKGFLKRRPGKGRAVAYDLFSYW, from the coding sequence ATGGGTCATTATATATGGCAGAGAAAGGGGTGGCCCAACTTCACATTTGATTCTAACCAGCTGATTAACCTCCTTGCTCAGGCCAGACAAGCCCAAGGGCAGGTGATTGGCAAAGCGGATTTCATGGGGATTGAACAGCAGTCAAGTGTTCTGGTCGAAGAAGCCTTTACCACCTCCGCCATCGAAGGGGAGAAACTCAACAAGACGGATATTCGATCCTCAGTTGCCAGAAGACTTGGATTGTCTACGGCTGGAATGGCATTGCCACCACGCCATATCGATGGGTTGGTGGAGGCCTTACTGGATGCGACGACCAACTACAACAAGGAGCTCAATCAAACTCGTCTTTTTTCATGGCATGCGGGGCTCTTTCCTACCGGCTATTCTGGAATTCACAAAATCAAGGTGGGCAAATGGAGAGATCATAAGGAACCTATGCAAGTGATCTCGGGTCAGGCAGGTAAAGAGAAGGTTCATTACCAGGCCCCTCCCTCTGCCGAAGTGGGCAAGGAAATGAAGGCGTTTTTTAAGTGGTGGAAATCATCACAGGGGAAAGTGGATGGGATTCTTCGCGCAGGCATTGCTCATTTCTGGTTCGTTTCCATTCATCCATTTGATGATGGTAACGGGCGTTTAGCAAGAACCATCACCGATATGGCTCTCGCTCAAGATGAGCAAACGGGGCGCCGTCTTTACAGTCTTTCATCTCAGATCTTGCAGAACCGGAAACAGTACTATGACATTTTAGAAAAAAGCCAAAAAGGAGACTGTGACATCACCGCCTGGTTGGTTTGGTATCTGGATTTGTTTAAGAGGGCTCTCCATGCCTCCCAATCATCCATTGATTTGGCTGTTCAGGTGGCCAAGTTTTGGCAAGACCACTCTCAACTGGAGCTCAATGGCAGGCAGTTAAAGGTGGTGAAAAAACTCTTGGAAGCCGGCCCCCATGGTTTTGAAGGGGGACTGACCAACCGAAAATATGTGTCGATGACTAAAGTGAGTCGGGAAACAGCCAAACGAGATTTGGCAGATCTAGAGCAAAAAGGGTTTCTCAAGCGACGGCCAGGAAAGGGGCGGGCCGTCGCCTATGATCTCTTTTCCTATTGGTAG
- a CDS encoding long-chain fatty acid--CoA ligase, whose amino-acid sequence MEIDWLNRWNRYAPDRVVVKVAETGAEYTYRHMWEHSQKIARALSREQNIGEGDRVALVATNKVETLFLFFALQRLGAILVPVNFRLTAREVSHIVNDSGAKVLIMDEAFSGLAKELELSQEISICSYQSLITSWQDEPLPEKPLMMAGNFESPVMILYTSGTTGFPKGAIITHKMIFWNSVNTSLRLSLTDQDVSLVFLPFFHTGGWNVLTTPLIHKGGKLIFLSKFEADQVLSVCQEDKVSILFGVPTTMEMMARSSSFESVDLSSIRYAIVGGEPMPIEAIHKWQAKGIPIRQGYGLTEYGPNVFSLNEEHSESKIGSIGFANFYVETKVVDEENRSVLAGEIGELCLRGPACTPGYWNNPEATAQTIRDGWLHTGDLVRFDEEGFHYVVGRKKDMYISGGENVYPVEVEKFIRSLDGVLEAAVIGVADDQWGEVGKAFVVMQPGESHTADELRSRCLAGLAKFKVPKYFQFSSELPKGDTGKILKRALDSTPI is encoded by the coding sequence ATTGAGATCGACTGGCTCAATCGCTGGAACCGCTACGCTCCTGATCGGGTGGTGGTCAAGGTGGCTGAGACCGGTGCAGAGTACACCTATCGCCACATGTGGGAACATTCGCAAAAAATCGCCAGGGCTTTGAGCCGCGAACAGAACATTGGTGAAGGTGACCGCGTGGCCTTGGTGGCCACCAACAAGGTGGAAACCTTATTTCTGTTTTTTGCCTTACAACGTCTTGGTGCCATTCTTGTTCCGGTGAATTTTCGTCTTACCGCCCGTGAAGTGAGCCACATCGTCAATGATAGTGGTGCCAAAGTTCTGATTATGGATGAAGCCTTCTCTGGTTTGGCCAAAGAGTTGGAGTTGAGTCAGGAAATCAGCATCTGTAGCTACCAAAGCCTGATCACCAGTTGGCAAGATGAGCCCTTGCCCGAGAAACCATTGATGATGGCCGGAAATTTTGAATCGCCAGTGATGATTCTTTACACCTCGGGGACCACGGGGTTTCCCAAGGGCGCCATCATCACTCACAAAATGATTTTCTGGAATTCCGTGAACACCAGTTTGCGTCTTAGCCTTACTGATCAGGATGTGAGCTTGGTGTTTTTGCCTTTTTTCCACACCGGTGGTTGGAATGTGCTTACCACTCCTTTGATACACAAAGGTGGCAAACTGATTTTTCTTTCCAAGTTCGAGGCCGATCAGGTGCTGAGTGTTTGTCAGGAGGACAAAGTATCGATTCTATTTGGAGTACCCACCACCATGGAGATGATGGCGCGTTCAAGTAGTTTTGAGTCCGTCGACTTGTCTTCTATTCGTTACGCCATCGTTGGTGGTGAACCCATGCCTATTGAAGCCATTCACAAGTGGCAGGCCAAGGGAATCCCCATTCGCCAGGGATATGGTTTGACCGAGTATGGACCCAATGTTTTTTCCCTCAATGAGGAGCACAGTGAATCCAAAATTGGCTCAATTGGTTTCGCCAACTTTTATGTAGAAACCAAAGTGGTGGACGAGGAGAATCGGTCAGTTCTCGCTGGGGAAATTGGTGAACTCTGTTTGCGTGGACCAGCCTGCACCCCCGGATATTGGAACAACCCTGAGGCGACAGCTCAGACCATTCGCGATGGATGGCTCCACACCGGAGATCTGGTGCGTTTTGATGAAGAGGGCTTTCATTACGTCGTTGGACGAAAAAAAGATATGTACATCAGTGGCGGTGAAAACGTTTATCCAGTTGAAGTGGAAAAGTTCATTCGCTCACTTGATGGAGTTTTGGAAGCAGCGGTGATTGGTGTCGCCGACGACCAGTGGGGCGAAGTGGGCAAAGCCTTTGTTGTTATGCAACCAGGGGAGAGCCACACTGCAGACGAGCTTCGCAGTCGTTGTCTTGCCGGCTTGGCAAAATTTAAAGTGCCCAAGTACTTTCAGTTTTCCAGTGAGTTACCTAAAGGCGACACCGGGAAAATACTTAAACGGGCTCTCGATTCCACGCCGATTTAA
- a CDS encoding SpoIIE family protein phosphatase, with amino-acid sequence MKWFKKLPLRFKLLTLMVSVTSVTLLVYSYLALNGFEEDKVAYVFDTSRAHVQAVANQVRSDLEFTSAKVQFFMRGYQSTKAQFHPYTLAVLPTDPFIEALWVYHFDEASGSYSQKASAGEAATATKWQTQLQNNRDQLIKSALESEISLASLPQSPGYWVLGLRYSQPQPLHPVVVLSLIRKGSYLDFFHSPQIQDTYLSDQHNNTVINPVQPTYVELTKPMVAEALAYLKKENKAPTTVFEWSPKSASSDSPWLMASAKIGIGGLQVVSFVPKKAALATVRLLIFKSSLFLILLIGLASLLSVVGAHHLTDALKRLFEATHQVAQGDFDLEIEVESEDEVGGLTRGFNHMTQEIKRLLAETAEKARMETELATAKTVQATLFPEAQFHSGPVEIKGYYEPASECGGDWWYYNKVGSKTFLWIGDATGHGVPAALVTSAARSASRILEEMPELSLSKVLSLLNKAINGTSKGQVNMTFFLASFDEQTGKLEYCNASHDPPLVIPHKEDKISKADIKPLIGAKGPRLGESPDSEYSQEELQLNPGDRLVLYTDGVTELMNGDHQMWGERKFIRSLLASFNQGGSLDVAMADLSREILEHRQGAPLADDVTYFMFQYHSKVA; translated from the coding sequence ATGAAGTGGTTCAAAAAACTTCCTCTTCGATTTAAGTTGCTGACGCTGATGGTTTCGGTCACCAGTGTGACCCTGCTTGTCTATTCTTACCTGGCACTCAATGGTTTTGAAGAAGACAAAGTCGCTTACGTATTCGATACCAGCAGGGCCCACGTCCAGGCAGTGGCCAACCAGGTTCGCTCAGACTTGGAATTTACATCGGCCAAAGTCCAGTTCTTCATGCGCGGATATCAAAGCACTAAAGCCCAGTTTCACCCCTATACTTTGGCCGTGCTGCCCACTGACCCTTTCATCGAGGCCCTTTGGGTTTATCACTTTGACGAAGCCTCGGGCTCCTACAGCCAAAAGGCCTCGGCAGGCGAGGCGGCAACAGCGACCAAATGGCAAACCCAATTGCAGAACAACCGCGATCAATTAATCAAGTCAGCTCTCGAGAGTGAGATTTCCTTAGCCTCCCTTCCCCAGTCGCCAGGCTACTGGGTCTTGGGGCTTCGCTACTCTCAGCCCCAGCCCCTTCACCCAGTCGTGGTTTTGAGTCTTATTCGCAAAGGAAGTTATCTGGACTTTTTCCACTCACCGCAAATCCAGGATACCTATTTAAGTGATCAACATAACAATACGGTGATCAACCCGGTGCAGCCCACTTATGTTGAGTTGACCAAACCCATGGTCGCGGAGGCACTTGCCTACTTGAAGAAAGAAAACAAGGCACCAACTACAGTCTTTGAGTGGAGTCCAAAAAGTGCCTCTTCGGACTCCCCTTGGTTAATGGCCTCAGCCAAGATTGGCATTGGCGGCTTGCAGGTGGTGTCCTTTGTTCCCAAAAAGGCTGCTCTAGCCACAGTCCGCCTGCTGATCTTTAAGTCTTCACTATTTTTAATTCTTCTTATTGGGCTCGCCAGCTTGTTGAGTGTCGTTGGTGCCCATCACCTCACTGATGCCCTGAAGAGACTCTTCGAAGCCACCCACCAAGTCGCCCAAGGGGATTTTGACTTGGAAATTGAAGTGGAGTCGGAAGACGAAGTGGGCGGTCTCACCCGTGGCTTCAATCATATGACTCAGGAAATTAAACGCCTTCTGGCTGAAACCGCTGAAAAGGCACGAATGGAAACTGAGCTGGCGACAGCAAAAACGGTTCAGGCGACTCTGTTCCCGGAGGCCCAATTTCACTCAGGACCCGTGGAGATAAAGGGTTACTATGAACCTGCCAGCGAGTGCGGCGGGGACTGGTGGTACTACAATAAAGTGGGTAGCAAAACTTTCTTGTGGATTGGCGATGCCACCGGACACGGTGTGCCGGCAGCCCTGGTGACGAGTGCCGCACGAAGTGCCTCTCGCATCCTCGAAGAAATGCCTGAACTATCACTGTCCAAAGTTCTCTCTCTTCTCAACAAGGCCATTAACGGAACCTCAAAAGGTCAGGTAAATATGACCTTTTTCCTTGCTTCTTTTGATGAACAAACTGGAAAGCTTGAATATTGCAACGCCAGCCACGACCCTCCACTGGTCATTCCCCATAAAGAGGACAAGATCTCTAAAGCCGACATCAAGCCACTTATCGGTGCCAAAGGCCCTCGCCTTGGAGAATCACCAGACTCCGAGTACAGCCAAGAAGAACTGCAACTAAATCCTGGGGATCGTCTGGTTCTCTACACCGACGGGGTGACCGAACTGATGAATGGTGACCATCAGATGTGGGGAGAGCGCAAGTTTATTCGCTCTCTTCTGGCCTCCTTCAATCAAGGGGGGTCCCTCGATGTGGCCATGGCCGATTTGTCCCGTGAAATCCTGGAACACCGGCAGGGGGCGCCACTTGCCGACGACGTCACTTACTTCATGTTTCAGTACCACTCAAAGGTGGCGTAA
- the fabG gene encoding 3-oxoacyl-ACP reductase FabG, producing the protein MMNLKFDFAGRHALVTGGAQGIGFHITRLFLQAGGIVTVWDYSSEALAQAEKELSQYKDRLHLQQVDVGDRPSCQTAATALTSDIHILINNAGITRDKSFSKMSDEEFDAVIRTNLTGLYNVTKAAMPRFNESSTDKRIINMASVVALYGNFGQTNYVAAKAGVIGLTKTWAREFSRKGFTVNAVAPGFTLTKMVKAMPQEVTDSIAAKIPVGRLGDPDDIANACLFLATQEAGYINGTTISVDGGLVC; encoded by the coding sequence ATCATGAATTTGAAGTTTGATTTCGCTGGTCGTCATGCATTGGTCACCGGCGGAGCACAGGGAATTGGCTTTCACATCACCCGACTGTTTTTGCAGGCCGGTGGCATTGTCACTGTATGGGATTATTCATCCGAGGCTCTCGCACAAGCCGAAAAGGAGCTGAGCCAGTACAAGGATCGTCTTCACCTGCAACAAGTGGATGTGGGCGATCGTCCGAGCTGTCAGACCGCTGCCACAGCACTGACCTCCGACATTCATATTTTGATTAACAACGCGGGCATCACACGCGACAAGTCATTCAGCAAAATGTCAGACGAGGAGTTTGATGCCGTCATTCGCACCAACCTCACTGGCCTCTACAATGTGACCAAGGCGGCCATGCCCCGCTTCAACGAGTCCTCAACTGACAAACGAATTATCAACATGGCCAGTGTCGTGGCCCTGTATGGCAACTTCGGCCAAACCAATTACGTGGCCGCCAAAGCCGGAGTGATTGGTTTAACCAAAACTTGGGCTCGGGAGTTTTCGCGCAAAGGTTTTACCGTCAATGCGGTGGCCCCTGGCTTTACCCTTACCAAGATGGTGAAGGCCATGCCCCAAGAAGTCACCGACTCCATCGCCGCAAAAATTCCCGTCGGTCGCCTGGGCGATCCGGATGATATTGCCAATGCCTGTTTATTTCTGGCCACCCAGGAAGCGGGTTACATCAACGGTACCACCATCAGCGTCGATGGCGGACTGGTCTGTTAA